Proteins encoded within one genomic window of Gemmatimonadaceae bacterium:
- a CDS encoding DUF58 domain-containing protein translates to MSLASQSRPDLLDPAVLTALGGLEVRARWLVDGFLTGLHRSPRKGFSVEFAEHRPYQPGDDLRYIDWKIAARTERWVVKQFEEETNLRALILLDVSRSMQWKSPTATLTKQAYAEQLAAALALLLLKQRDAVGLIRFDDAVRTVLPPRARPAHFQRLVAAMQEPGTGRESRLDLALQSASQLVRRPGIVIVISDLLLDAGTVTPGLRALRAAGHDVLTMHIMDPGERTLDVKTDARFVDSETGVEVAASAREVRAAYNATVEAAIAAWRTLFVEQGGRYALCDTSEPFGMPLHRAFAARDTVRG, encoded by the coding sequence ATGTCGCTCGCCTCCCAGTCTCGCCCCGACCTCCTCGATCCCGCCGTGCTCACCGCACTCGGCGGCCTCGAGGTGCGCGCCCGCTGGCTGGTGGACGGCTTCCTCACCGGACTCCACCGCTCGCCCCGCAAGGGCTTCAGCGTGGAATTCGCCGAGCACCGGCCGTACCAGCCCGGCGATGACCTGCGCTACATCGACTGGAAGATCGCCGCCCGCACCGAACGCTGGGTGGTGAAGCAGTTCGAGGAGGAAACCAACCTCCGCGCCCTGATCCTGCTGGACGTGAGCCGGTCGATGCAGTGGAAGAGCCCCACCGCAACACTCACCAAGCAGGCCTACGCCGAGCAACTGGCTGCGGCGCTGGCCCTGCTCCTGCTGAAGCAGCGGGATGCCGTCGGGCTGATCCGGTTCGACGACGCGGTGCGCACCGTCCTGCCGCCGCGCGCACGGCCGGCGCACTTCCAGCGCCTCGTCGCCGCCATGCAGGAGCCCGGCACCGGTCGTGAATCGCGGCTCGACCTGGCCCTCCAGAGCGCGTCGCAGCTGGTCAGGCGCCCGGGGATCGTGATCGTCATCTCCGACCTCCTGCTGGACGCCGGCACCGTCACCCCCGGCCTGCGTGCCCTGCGCGCGGCCGGCCACGACGTGCTCACCATGCACATCATGGATCCCGGCGAGCGCACGCTCGACGTGAAGACCGACGCCCGGTTCGTGGACAGCGAGACCGGCGTGGAAGTGGCCGCCAGCGCCCGCGAGGTGCGCGCGGCGTACAACGCCACCGTGGAGGCCGCGATCGCCGCCTGGCGCACCCTCTTCGTGGAACAGGGCGGACGCTACGCCCTCTGCGACACCAGTGAGCCGTTCGGCATGCCGCTGCACCGGGCATTCGCGGCCCGCGACACCGTGCGGGGCTGA
- a CDS encoding BatA and WFA domain-containing protein → MAFLAPLWLSLAVLAAVPVLLHLLRRNIGARVEFPAVRYLQSAERDASKDVRTKNLLLLLLRILIVLLLALAAARPVWSRGEGTPRALAIVLDNSLSTTAMVGGAPVLDRLATAARELRAASGSAEQLWLLTADGTVFTGPDAIDAALSRVIALPNAGRLDAAVRAAIALTQGAGGDGGAVAVITDGQQSAWRTDLPRSSSRVRVYVPALTPPPNGAILAATALPQWWTPRGAVELTVQAVRDSTAYRIAIGDNTLARGVVVRHRGDSLATLRIPLVGAGTGWQALDVTLEPSGVGGDDHAILPIVVGTAPSVRDAAGEFVAAAVGALRESGRVRGGGGTTVTIAPAAQVTALPALLLPPADAGGVAAANATLSRLGIPWRYGAEQRGTQLVRTRTSDLRGDSTIRVMRWFPLVAQPGATGDTLAQVSGGAWMVRGPQWIVVGSPLDAASTTLPVRATFVPWLADAISNLSSGATSATLVTAGAPLLPPAGATALRSADGTVTRTLTGSAVTAPAAPGVYFWMRGRDTTGAIGVLLDAGEPLLARAGAAALLAHFGGPERVALSSEVPAFLGSVRQSGASQPMVFPLLLLALLAVLAEAWLSGRYRTGGAAVTDSLARPA, encoded by the coding sequence GTGGCCTTCCTCGCTCCGCTCTGGCTGTCGCTGGCTGTGCTCGCGGCCGTGCCCGTGCTCCTGCACCTCCTGCGCCGCAACATCGGCGCGCGGGTGGAGTTCCCGGCCGTCCGCTACCTGCAGAGCGCCGAGCGCGACGCCAGCAAGGATGTGCGCACCAAGAACCTGCTGCTGCTGCTGCTCCGCATCCTGATCGTGCTGCTGCTGGCGCTGGCGGCGGCGCGGCCGGTGTGGTCGCGCGGGGAAGGCACGCCGCGCGCCCTCGCGATCGTGCTCGACAACTCGCTCAGCACCACGGCGATGGTCGGCGGGGCACCGGTGCTGGACCGGCTGGCCACCGCCGCGCGGGAACTGCGCGCCGCGTCGGGATCGGCCGAGCAGCTCTGGTTGCTCACCGCCGACGGCACGGTGTTCACGGGACCGGATGCCATCGATGCCGCGCTCTCCCGCGTGATCGCGCTCCCGAACGCCGGCCGCCTCGACGCCGCCGTGCGTGCGGCCATCGCCCTCACGCAGGGGGCCGGCGGCGACGGCGGCGCGGTGGCGGTGATCACCGATGGCCAGCAGTCGGCCTGGCGCACCGACCTTCCCCGGTCGTCGTCGCGGGTCCGCGTGTACGTGCCAGCACTCACGCCGCCGCCGAACGGCGCGATCCTCGCCGCCACCGCGCTGCCGCAGTGGTGGACGCCGCGTGGTGCTGTCGAGCTCACGGTGCAGGCGGTGCGCGATTCCACCGCCTATCGCATCGCGATCGGTGACAACACCCTCGCGCGCGGCGTGGTGGTGCGCCATCGTGGTGACTCGCTGGCCACGCTGCGCATCCCGCTGGTCGGCGCCGGCACGGGGTGGCAGGCACTGGACGTGACACTGGAACCCTCGGGTGTGGGTGGCGACGATCACGCCATCCTGCCGATCGTGGTGGGCACGGCGCCGTCGGTGCGTGATGCCGCCGGCGAGTTCGTGGCCGCGGCCGTCGGCGCACTGCGCGAGAGCGGACGCGTGCGCGGCGGCGGTGGCACGACGGTCACCATCGCACCGGCAGCGCAGGTGACGGCACTGCCCGCGCTGCTGCTGCCCCCCGCCGATGCCGGAGGCGTGGCCGCGGCCAACGCCACGCTGTCCCGGCTCGGCATCCCGTGGCGCTACGGCGCCGAGCAGCGGGGAACGCAGCTCGTGCGCACACGGACCAGCGACCTGCGCGGTGACTCCACGATCCGTGTGATGCGCTGGTTCCCGCTGGTGGCGCAGCCGGGGGCCACCGGCGACACGCTGGCGCAGGTGTCCGGCGGGGCGTGGATGGTGCGCGGTCCGCAGTGGATCGTGGTCGGCTCGCCGCTGGACGCGGCCAGCACCACGCTGCCCGTGCGCGCCACGTTCGTGCCCTGGCTGGCGGACGCGATCAGCAACCTGTCGTCGGGGGCCACGTCCGCCACGCTCGTCACCGCCGGTGCGCCCCTGCTGCCGCCGGCCGGCGCCACGGCGCTCCGCAGCGCCGATGGCACCGTGACGCGCACACTCACCGGCAGCGCCGTGACCGCGCCAGCCGCACCGGGTGTCTACTTCTGGATGCGGGGGCGTGACACCACCGGCGCCATCGGCGTGTTGCTCGACGCCGGCGAGCCGCTGCTGGCCCGCGCCGGTGCGGCCGCGTTGCTGGCGCACTTCGGGGGACCGGAGCGGGTGGCACTGTCCAGTGAGGTGCCGGCGTTCCTCGGCAGCGTGCGCCAGTCCGGCGCGTCGCAGCCGATGGTCTTCCCGCTGCTGCTGCTGGCGCTGCTCGCCGTGCTCGCCGAGGCGTGGCTCTCCGGCCGCTACCGCACCGGTGGCGCCGCCGTCACCGATTCCCTCGCTCGACCCGCCTGA